The following proteins are co-located in the Rippkaea orientalis PCC 8801 genome:
- the rpiA gene encoding ribose-5-phosphate isomerase RpiA, producing the protein MTMTNDPVVIMKQEVGKAAASRVKSDSIVGLGTGSTTAYAIEYIGERLKSGDLKNIVGVTTSFQAEVLARKYGIPLTTLDVIDRIDVAIDGADEVDPNKNLIKGGGAAHTQEKIVDSLAEVFIVVVDSNKLVDKLGSTFLLPVEVIPKAVTPVMRQLEQLGGKPELRMGVRKAGPVVTDQGNLVIDVKFEGIDDPATLEKTINNIPGVLENGLFVGVTDIVLVGEIIDGKPSVREIC; encoded by the coding sequence ATGACAATGACAAATGATCCCGTAGTGATCATGAAACAAGAGGTGGGTAAGGCGGCCGCGTCTCGGGTCAAATCGGATTCGATTGTTGGCTTAGGGACGGGATCAACCACAGCCTATGCCATTGAGTATATTGGGGAACGGCTCAAGTCAGGCGACTTAAAGAATATTGTTGGCGTGACAACCTCTTTTCAAGCAGAAGTCTTGGCTAGAAAGTATGGTATTCCTTTAACGACCCTTGATGTCATTGATCGTATCGATGTGGCTATTGATGGAGCCGATGAAGTTGATCCTAACAAAAATTTAATTAAGGGAGGTGGGGCTGCCCATACCCAAGAAAAAATTGTTGATAGCTTAGCTGAAGTCTTTATTGTCGTTGTCGATAGTAATAAATTGGTGGATAAGTTGGGGTCAACGTTCTTGTTACCCGTCGAAGTGATCCCCAAAGCAGTTACCCCTGTGATGCGTCAATTGGAACAATTGGGAGGAAAACCAGAATTACGCATGGGAGTGAGAAAAGCCGGTCCCGTGGTGACAGATCAGGGCAATCTGGTGATTGATGTCAAATTTGAAGGCATTGATGATCCAGCCACCCTAGAAAAAACCATTAACAATATTCCAGGGGTTCTCGAAAACGGCTTGTTTGTGGGAGTGACCGATATTGTCTTAGTGGGCGAAATTATCGATGGTAAGCCCTCTGTACGGGAAATTTGCTAA
- a CDS encoding RNA recognition motif domain-containing protein yields MPIRLYVGNLPKESIERQALQDMFADAGEIMSTKVIKDRKTGKCRGFAFVTVATDELADEFIEKYNGQPFMDSPLKIEKALPRAKGKKDDDQEETTTPTPTPTPVKSSGKKSGGGKKRPRTQGTTSTSGDSFQPDPRWADELNKLKEMLAAANTN; encoded by the coding sequence ATGCCCATTCGTCTCTATGTTGGTAATTTACCCAAAGAATCCATCGAACGCCAAGCTTTACAAGATATGTTTGCTGATGCGGGGGAAATCATGTCCACCAAAGTGATCAAAGATCGCAAAACCGGCAAATGTCGGGGGTTTGCCTTTGTGACTGTGGCAACGGATGAATTGGCTGATGAATTTATTGAAAAATATAACGGTCAGCCGTTTATGGATAGTCCTCTCAAGATTGAAAAAGCGTTACCTCGCGCCAAGGGGAAAAAAGACGACGATCAAGAAGAAACGACGACTCCTACTCCTACTCCTACCCCAGTCAAGTCTTCGGGTAAAAAAAGTGGGGGAGGGAAAAAACGTCCCCGTACTCAAGGAACGACCAGTACCTCTGGAGATTCCTTCCAGCCTGATCCCCGTTGGGCTGATGAGTTAAACAAACTCAAGGAAATGCTCGCTGCTGCTAATACCAACTAG
- the fabG gene encoding 3-oxoacyl-[acyl-carrier-protein] reductase, with protein sequence MADSQALSEQVAIVTGASRGIGKAIALALASQGLKVVVNYARSSSAAEELVQAIINSGGEAIAVQGDVSKTEEVDTLIQTTLDKFGRIDVLVNNAGITRDTLLMRMKLEQWQEVIDLNLTGVFLCVKAVTKTMLKQKSGRIINITSVSGLMGNPGQANYSAAKAGVIGLTKTVAKELASRGVTVNAVAPGFITTDMTSDIKSEEIIKFIPLGRYGMPEEVAGMVRFLATDPAASYITGQVFNVDGGMVMA encoded by the coding sequence ATGGCAGACAGTCAAGCGTTAAGTGAACAAGTAGCCATTGTAACAGGGGCATCAAGGGGTATTGGTAAGGCGATCGCCTTAGCCTTAGCATCACAAGGGTTAAAAGTGGTGGTTAACTATGCCCGTTCGAGTAGCGCAGCCGAAGAACTTGTACAGGCTATTATTAATAGTGGAGGAGAGGCGATCGCGGTTCAAGGAGATGTCTCAAAAACCGAAGAGGTAGACACTTTAATTCAAACAACTTTGGATAAATTTGGGCGCATTGATGTATTAGTCAATAATGCCGGAATTACCCGCGATACCCTTTTAATGCGGATGAAACTTGAACAGTGGCAAGAAGTCATTGATCTCAATTTAACCGGAGTATTTCTGTGTGTTAAAGCCGTCACCAAAACCATGTTAAAACAGAAATCAGGACGTATTATTAATATTACTTCAGTTTCAGGATTAATGGGTAATCCAGGTCAGGCTAATTATAGCGCGGCTAAAGCAGGGGTGATCGGATTGACTAAGACCGTTGCTAAAGAATTAGCCAGTCGGGGAGTAACGGTTAATGCGGTTGCACCAGGCTTTATTACAACTGATATGACTAGCGATATTAAATCAGAAGAAATCATCAAATTTATTCCTCTCGGACGCTATGGAATGCCCGAAGAAGTCGCCGGAATGGTGCGATTTTTAGCCACAGATCCCGCCGCTTCTTATATTACCGGACAAGTGTTTAATGTCGATGGTGGCATGGTAATGGCTTAA
- a CDS encoding dipeptide ABC transporter ATP-binding protein codes for MNSHPLFCVDKIRIQYPHSNYWAVDDVSFTLNRGEKLGLVGESGCGKSTLGRAVMKLLPSLTQIEGQITFEGKSVLELTSEALRRFRGEVVGLVFQDPMTRLDPLMTIGEHCLETLQAHQPQLSRREAEKRVLETLEKVKIPPNRWQQYPHEFSGGMRQRVAIALALLLNPKMIIADEPTTALDVTVAAEILQELTRLCEQENMALLLISHDLAMVGEYCDRLAVMNGGKIVEMGSIKDLLDHPHHEYTKSLLAAALHVQVTEEQTVQNTPTLRQSTQSGIPLLKVDNLQQYFTLEGNFIQQIFSKEKKVIKAVDGVSFELKVGEILGLVGESGCGKSTLSRTILQLLQPTGGTVELFGKNLITLPPNELRQKRREMQMIFQDPNACLNPLMTVGESIADPLLIHQLANQQEAKEQVLMMLERVKLTPVDDYYYRYPSDLSGGQQQRVAIARALITKPKLVICDEPVSMLDASVQAQVLDLMLELKIDFNLTYLFITHDLWVAKFFCDRIAVMNSGKIVEIDDTQTLFKHPKHPYTQKLLNAAPLLAI; via the coding sequence GGATGATGTATCCTTCACGCTCAACCGTGGGGAAAAGTTGGGGTTAGTTGGAGAGTCGGGGTGCGGAAAATCAACCCTAGGACGGGCAGTTATGAAGCTTTTGCCTAGCTTAACTCAGATTGAAGGGCAAATTACCTTTGAGGGAAAATCTGTCCTAGAATTGACCTCAGAAGCCTTAAGACGCTTTCGGGGAGAAGTCGTTGGACTCGTCTTCCAAGATCCCATGACCCGTCTTGATCCCTTAATGACTATTGGCGAACATTGCTTAGAAACCCTCCAGGCGCATCAACCCCAATTATCGCGCCGTGAAGCCGAAAAAAGGGTCTTAGAAACCTTAGAAAAGGTGAAAATCCCCCCTAACCGTTGGCAACAGTACCCTCATGAATTTAGCGGAGGAATGCGACAACGGGTGGCGATCGCGCTGGCTTTGTTGTTGAACCCAAAAATGATTATTGCCGATGAACCAACAACGGCTTTAGATGTTACCGTTGCGGCAGAAATTTTGCAAGAATTGACCCGTTTGTGTGAGCAAGAAAATATGGCGTTGCTATTAATTTCCCATGACTTGGCGATGGTCGGGGAATATTGCGATCGCTTAGCGGTTATGAATGGGGGAAAAATTGTCGAAATGGGGTCTATAAAGGACTTACTTGACCATCCGCACCATGAGTATACTAAGTCGTTATTAGCTGCTGCTTTGCACGTTCAAGTCACTGAAGAACAAACAGTTCAAAATACTCCTACTTTAAGACAAAGTACTCAGTCAGGAATCCCCTTATTAAAAGTTGATAATCTCCAACAATATTTTACCTTAGAAGGCAATTTTATTCAACAAATTTTCAGCAAAGAAAAAAAAGTTATTAAAGCGGTTGATGGAGTCAGTTTTGAATTAAAAGTAGGGGAAATTTTAGGCTTAGTGGGTGAGTCAGGCTGTGGGAAAAGTACCCTATCGCGGACGATTTTACAACTTCTTCAACCCACGGGAGGAACAGTAGAATTATTCGGAAAAAACTTAATAACGCTTCCGCCTAATGAATTGCGGCAAAAACGTCGAGAAATGCAGATGATCTTCCAAGATCCTAATGCTTGTTTGAATCCTTTAATGACGGTGGGAGAAAGTATTGCCGATCCCTTATTGATTCATCAATTAGCCAACCAACAAGAAGCCAAAGAGCAGGTTTTAATGATGCTCGAGCGGGTTAAATTAACGCCTGTTGATGACTATTATTATCGCTATCCATCGGATTTATCAGGAGGACAACAGCAGCGAGTAGCTATTGCAAGGGCATTAATTACTAAACCCAAATTAGTGATTTGTGATGAACCTGTTAGTATGTTAGATGCCAGTGTTCAGGCACAGGTTTTAGACTTAATGTTAGAGTTAAAAATCGACTTTAATTTAACCTATTTGTTTATTACCCATGATCTGTGGGTAGCGAAATTTTTCTGCGATCGCATTGCCGTTATGAATAGCGGGAAAATTGTCGAAATAGATGATACACAAACCCTATTTAAACACCCAAAACATCCCTATACACAAAAGTTATTAAATGCCGCCCCTTTATTGGCAATTTAG